The sequence below is a genomic window from Ciona intestinalis chromosome 1, KH, whole genome shotgun sequence.
ATTTTTTGTTgatgcatggctgataatttggacaacccattagtgaccactgggttggagcgattgtcgttaagcgtcttgcccaaagacacatacgcccacaatggtagcagcgacgagtgTTGAATCCATTATTTCTAGGTTACAGAAAGACGAACCAACCTATGGCATCATTGTCGCATACACTTTAATGACCAAACTTACTGTAAAATTCCTTCACTGCCCAGATAAACCTCCTGCACGTGTGAACTGTTCGGCAGCATGGTTATAATTTGTGTTGAATGTTTTGCAACTTCAGATGGCGAACTTACTATCTGTAGAAATGATGGGAGTTATGATGTTGGATGGGTCCGGGAAAGAGTTGTGCTGGTtgcataaacaatttacataaGCGGCCTAGGTGTTAGGGGAATAGGCaaaatctggtctaaacccttagacaaggacctcacccatataaaatagaacattttaatacataCTTTATGCAAGTTTCATCTCAGCAGGTTAATAAAGATAAGTTAATAGAGTAACAATTTCTTATGTAAAGTATTGGAAcaaatttggcctaaatcccaggtcgtcgacaaggacctcacccacatagattAAAGACTGTTTGCATATAATGGCATGTTTGCACTTTAAATATCTGCCCATGTACATGGTAGTTTGTCAGGACTGCCATAAGTTTTGACTTCTAAACTGTTACCTAGTTAACATGCATTCATTCTTGggattatatttttttttaaatgtatgtgTAAAAATTACCAACTCTATAATACCTGTCCCCCAGCCTCTACTATTGGCTTGGTTGATGCTTCAATGACATCAAATGCAACAACTTTATGACCACTCTTCAGTAAGTTCATTGCCATGGGGCCTCCCATGTTACCAAGACCAATAAATCCAACTGTCCCAGTGCACTGAAAATTGatcaattaaatattaacttgacagaataaatttaaaatatgtagcGTTATAAGTCGTTTTGTTACCTTTTAATAGCCTTATTTTGGAATAAATAGGACATGCAATTAGCATGAACATAGCTTTAACAACAGATTAAGCTTAAATATCTAATTTCTTAATATATGGGACTATGCAGTATAGGTATTAATTCAGATTTAAAGCGGTATTTAGTTTCTACAAGTTTAAATACCTTATTTCCTGATATTTGGGAGTATGCAGCAGGTACAGCCTTGCTGCAAACACGACGTAATAAAAAAGCCATCAAGATTTATTCAACTTACAACGTGGAAAAACCTGTTACACAATCGTTATAATAGTTTGACCATATTTCATATTACGTAATTATTTAATTCCCAATCAACTGTGCAATAcacacaaactttttaaacaaacaacattttcagttttatataatgtaatacAGGGCATTTTGTATTAGAATCATGTCGCCATCATTCTATAATAGACTAGAGAAGTCTCTTCATTGTTATATCATGAATTACAGGAAACGCTCAAAGCCATTCCACGTTATGCCAGCTGGCCAGTCGCTATCGTTACACTACACAATATACAATCTTTATGCATAATGAAATTTAGATAATAATAAATCCCAACACACCGACGGCTAAGTCGTAGTGTTTGCATTAATTCTCTGAAAAATTTTACATTCAAAGGGTTGTTCCAAAGTAACTTTGGGTTGTACAACGTGTGATTTCTATGGAGATATATGCATTTGAAATTCTGACTTCACTCTGAGGTGAACTTTATTACACACAAACTTGAAAGAAAATATGTCATAATTAAGATTTTGTAGCGACATCAACATAATGTCGTGTTGGTATAAGTTGTAGCTGTCATGGACATTGTATTAACGAATGTCCATTTGGAGCACTAAAGTGCCATATACCATACCAACCCACAGTGGTAAAGGCATAGTCCCTGAGAGTAATTCGGCAACGCCGCGTAGTCCCTTGTGCATAAgaatatacaacatatagaAACCGTGTATTTTTGCCCTGGGTTTCAGTATACAAACGCTGCAGTAAGGTTACAGTTAACATACAATAGTAATGGATACCACAACATGCGACAAACGCAAAAggtgtttattttgttgcaatCCTTTATCGAAGCAgcgaaaaaaattttttgccCAAAATCTCCTACAATTTGAACTTAAACATATATGCGTTAATACAAAATCGTTCTTATGATCGTGAGGAGTTCACGGCGTAGTAGATCACGGGAAATCGTCATCTTCATCAGCCATTTCTTTCGCAAACTCGATATCTTGTTGTTCACGCTCACGACGTTCTTCAGCACTTTCTAAGTCAACGTGGTAAGCCTTGGGTGGAAACCTCATGGCCTGGAATTCAATGCAAGGTTACTGTGGGTGGGGATATATTAGCTGACATTACacaaaatttttgaaaatggTTAACTCTGCTACTATTGTGTGTTTTGAACAAGACACGTGGCGGGAATTCATAATTGTAAATGCAAGATCTGTAATGCAGATAGATGGATAGTATTACAAAGTtcaaaacagtaaaaacaacaaaaaaatgaaagtatgCATCCTCCCATGGCAGGacaacaacaatcgttataaaacATAGGTGCTCTGTTTGATATACCGCGACCTGCTTACAGTTACCACGAGTTACACTGTCAGGAGTTACCACCACATTAGGGTATAAGTGTATTCAGGTATTCATGATCCTATGAGCACAGTGTTTGCAAAAAGACATCCATCTACACACCAGTtcaattaaacaacaattcCATTGGGTATCAGGTTCAAGTTCATTACAAGGTAGTAAACACACAACTAACCATAACTGAGTTCTTATAAATATCAAGACAGAATGATATCCGATCATGGAAAGCTTTCTGTGGTTCCTGTGTGCTGTACACATCACTAACATCCTTGGTTTGTACATAACCTTCCTCGTGGTTCATTTCAGCTTCAATAACTCCGTCTCTTATCGCCTGTGATTAGTATcagtatatacatacatatattatagtaaTTCTGCTACTACTAAGTATAACATAGTACCACTGGAAAGTTTATTAAGACCAACAGTTTATCTCCCATGCAGACATTCTTCATGAGATTACTAAAATagtttgttgattttaaatgtGGGGATACTGATTAGTTACATATAGTTAATGAGTTGCTGTTTACTGTTGTTGCCTAAcacaagaggataaataaattactttttatattcaGGTGTTTAATCTGTAAGGTAAGATGCCAATAACAATATGGCATGCCACGAAACCTTCTAGTTGGCCTTAAAGTTAACAGTGGTATAAAGTTAACATAAAGTTTCAAAAGACCGAGCCAACCTTAGCAATAATAAACTCCGCATCTTCTGCTGAATCCAGTTGTAGTTTAGCTGCAACATCTGAGAGCGAGATCCTTGAATAGCCGCTTGATATACGACGTACACCAGCCTTGATTACATTGTGTCGAACACGAAGTATCAGCGTGTAGTTACGATCACGCTGGAAAGCTTCCGCATGTTTCTCCAACGCAACATTGAAGGCACTTAGGTCACCAGTTCGTACCGCTGGGGATTTCgtgaaagttttatttgagaattttaaagtttagttattaaagctattacagtgtgtggaaaAGCAGACACATTTGGTCATTTTATTCTTGTGGGTGGCAACTTGATTGACTAATTCATAATTGCCACTCTCATGCCCACAGTGAAGTTGGTGAAGCTAATGCAGgttgtggataagcaggcatgacttttggttgtttgggtcatttatatcttcataggtgggaacttgagtgacttatacATGGTTGCTACTCCAATGTGCACAGTCAAGTTGCTAAAGCTATTCCAGTGTATGGATAGGTGCTAAGTCATAATAATAGTTTtgcctaaaattaaaattatagttttttataactgCCAATAATTTCACTAATATTACCCATagagttacataggtggtaacttgtaagcggaaaAGAATGGAagggaacacccgtgttataacaactgtcgctgCTATGCCACACGAGAatgaataagttttattcattcaaaacaAGAAGTAATTACCTTGAGTGAGATCAAAATAAGGGACAAGTGATTTCTTCATGTCATTCTGTTTAAACTGGGCACGTTCGGGGATTTCCCCAAGGAGCAACTCAACCACAATAGAAAGCTTGGTAACCTGTTTTAGGGAGTGGAAATAGAGTTAATAAACAGGCGCACTCGACATcacgttttttaaatttatacaaaatctGTGTGAAatgtgacattgttaaaatgcagtaacATTCATATCATGAATTATAGAAAGCTTTATTGATTACTGTATAATTTTGCCCCGCTTGTAGACACAAAAAAGATGTGTGTAAGTAAAAATATGTGTGTAAGGTTATTTCAGCAATGTCACTtaggaaaaaacaaataaaataactgtGCCACctataaatacattattgtACTTTGAAATGCGAACATTACGTAATGCAAAATTAGTTATCACCAGATAtagtgttaaataaataacatacagTTTGTTTGAATCCAACAGCACTTGATTGTGGAGCTTTTCTTAGAGCTGTTACAAGCGTGCGGCGAGCTTCAGAATATTCAAGTTGGACCGCTTTTACACGACCTGGAATAAATATGAGGATTGTGCTAGACCACAAAGcttgtgtaatatatatatataatatggttGTAGGCAAGACAGAGCTTTTGGAAGTATAACTTATAACAgagcaaacatttttattttaaactggatttaaagtgttttggcacaatatatttatagaagaCTTATAGAATAGTGTAATTCAaattctttaattaaaaaaaaattggattaTATTTGGTACAATAAATTTTTCCTGGTATTAACATAACAGAGAAAGTAGCCAACTATTATAACAACATCaatgataatatttatttataataatattttataacaggaAAACTACTGTTATAATAACAACAATGCTCATTACCTGTGTAATAAAGGTGACGTGCCCATTCATTATTTGAAGCCATTTCTGGAAAGGTTGATTTGGAAGCAAGTTTCTCTGCTTGTTCGTACAAGTTGTAATGCAGGTAGTTACGCAACAACAAGTTGAGCAGTGTTGCCTGTGTGTCAGTATCGTGCACTAACGCTGCTGTACGTAGTCGGGCATGGAGAACACTGGAAAGCAATGTGATTACACTTAAAATAGCAATGAAACATTTGAGGGTGTCATAATAATTTTCTAACTGTCAAAACAATTTTCCTtcaggtattttttttaatttataatttttattaaaaaaaatgtttactaaaaatacaaacctgtTTCTACAGTTAACACATTTTATTGTTGCTTAACaagcaatttaattttataaaatttacacCACATGATACATTAAACACAAACTCCCACCTTCTAACGTCTTCAAGCTTTCCTATAAGTTCATAGACTCGACtataatagaaataacattttgcAGCAAGAGAGTCAAGCGACCGTCGATTCTCGTTCACGAGTTTCGTTACAATTTTGTTGGAAAGTTTCATTGCGAGACTGTgagactaaaaataaattgtttggaataaaattaactCTGGTGGGGAGCTAACTAATAACTATGTCAGattgtgatttatttttttaagtacaAAAACCAGTCTGGGTATTGGGAAAATGGGTCTGGCATAAAAAGGTCcgcaccaatatagaataaaactcAACAATAAGTAAAAGCCAATACATATGATGGAATTTTCACCATAAATTATCAATATCAGATAGTATTGCCCTGATACATATATCTTATACAGGGCCGTACTATCATATTAATGGCATTTActggaaattttattttgtcaatatacgaacattgttttttacatAACTATGGCTTTACTATTTCCAGACTGTGTAGAGTGGCCTTTCTTatacacataaatataaagcacACACAGATTATTTACCATTCAtccttaaaaataaataaaaaaatattatatgttcTCACCTTACTATCTATAAGATAAATAAGAACAAGTAGATAAACATAGATCTCAGTCTCAGGTATCCTTGGTACTTTAGCTTGTCGCGAAGTCTTCACTGGTTCACCAGCCTCTGTTTCCATGCTCTTTGGAATAACAAAGGCAATTTACAATAATGTTTAAGGTGTTTTACCACTAACACTTAACAActcaaatcttttaaaaaaataaaattattttaaacaaattgaaattccatatattatataatatatatatatatatatatatattatatatataatatatggaatttcaatttgtttaaaataattttatatatatattataattgagAGTTAAAGTTATCACTTCATGTACAGGAGTACACGTACATACTAATTAAGAAGTAAAGATATATAATAAGACATTGTGCAGAAAAATTGAAGAGCCTAAATTCCAATGAATAAAACCTCATTGCTCTGtccatttttaataaagtattaCACAAAGGACAATAACAAAACTATTATAAATAATCcatgtatggttgacaatttggatATCCCTTTAGTCCCCACTGGGTTTATGCAATTTTTACATGACCTatagtttgaatgaatgaatgtaacttactttatcctcgcgtggccggaaaacgacagtcgttatcacacgggtttaacacctcgtgccagcttacgagttaccttgtatgttactttgtgggtgattattttttcNNNNNNNNNNNNNNNNNNNNNNNNNNNNNNNNNNNNNNNNNNNNNNNNNNtgtcttacccaaggacacatacgcccacaatggtagcagcgacaggccttgaacccattacctaatggtaaaagtcaggcgcgctaaccactacgccacggcgccggcgATTGCGCAGGCGAAAGATATGCATGTTTGTATATGTTACATTGGCAGTAGCTACAAAATATCTGGACCATAATACTAGTTAAAGAAAcacatttataacaaaattcaatataaatatcctaCCTCTTCCAAGCAAGAGAAGAGTTCACTCTTTGAAGCTTCGTCCGTGGGTTGCCGACcgttgaaaaacattttaaccatCCTTGACACCATGTTAAGGTTCAACTTTTTACGAGTAGTTGGCAAAACACGGATAACACGAAGTGTATGACGATGTTCACGTGAATTCACTGATCTctcgattaaaacaagttgttCTCTCACATCTGAAAGGATTCAAACCTTTcatcatttttattaatatgataaaattattttgaaattttcattaaattatGCCAAAATAGTCTGAATCCTTGCAATACAatttatttctaatatttcATACCCAAAAAGGGGTCAAAATGGGAGAATATTgattaagttattattaaatggTTAGCAACATCTTATTAgaagttataataaaataaataggaaACTATTCAGACTAATTATCACGTTATTACAGttctagtgaagagtcttccccccccaccttatttgctaaccactaacccctgaCCCCTATAACCTACTGCTGTAATGCTATTTTCATAAGCATACTTTTTCGAGGTTGAAAAAtcaattgtataaaaataaagctaTGCACCTTCTACAGACAGAACGTCAATTTCTTCTTGGGATAACTCAGTTTGTTTGGTTTCCATTTCTTCAGGTTGGTCTGCTTTTGACTTTTCTTCTTTCTCAACTGCTTTAGATTTAGTTGCAGCAATTTTGCGGGCCATGGTTATAATagatgttgtttaaattactaaattaggATACGTGTCGACTTTCCCTACTTATACGGTAACCTGCTGTAAAACTCCTGTTAAATACACTATCGCCACTACATATCATACACAGCTACATAGTAAAACTACaatccaatttaaaaaattaggtcTTTCATAACTTCTAACCTTTctcaaaaacaaaaacgaaatttcaattatttattctggCATGACTTGTGATTTTGAATTCTAACAAAAAGtcacttttatatttctgttaccgtaacacaaagaaaaactccccgtttgaaaacaaagtttttaaaatttggtatgtaatttaaattagtgGCCAACTGGACGTCAAAAGTTgaagatttaaattttttcactTATTATATACGTCTAATTAATCCATAATCGTCCATAAcatgcatatatataaaacatgtgGGAGGTAAAAAATACTCCGTGGGACATAAAACTAAAGAGATTAGCCTACAGCATCAGTTAACacatttgtacaaaaaaaaatctgttttggGCTCGTATAGGTCGTACTTTGATAAACAAGTGGGTCGTTACTTACAGCCCAAAAAAGGCAGAGGCGTTTTCACTAAAGAACTTTAGTTGGTATTTCGTGAGTACGTAAAACGGGAAAATGTCTGTACTAAccaatgttaatatattttcatattaacATTGATACTAACATGGGTAGCCTAAATTATCCCGTATTCTAAAGGTTGTCGTTGCTCTGCCACGTTTATGATGAGTTACAAATGTCAAACGAGTAAATTGACTTGCCTTTGGGAGTAGATAAAAATGGGTCAACTCCTGCCTAAATTAGCCTACACGTGTGTGCCTCGTCGTAGACCCTTACCCATACAGATTCTATTAGGGGACCAGCATAAAATATTTCGTTTCAATGTATacttataacatattttaaaaacattttttttatcccGAATAACCATAGGAATACGTTATGCGGTCTGAACTatatagtcattataacacatagGGTGTGTGATTCCTCCAAGGGCCGTGGGGAATAAACGAGCAAATAAAGTTAGTTAACAAAGATCCAATACCATCGTATATATCGACACCACCGACATGACACTCACATCCACTTTGAACACAAGTATGGTAAGAGCTCTTATATCTCGGCTTGTATAAAGTGCATGGTGGTAAAGTGGCAACATTGATACATACATGGGTTGGGCATCATGGACTCCAGCGAAATGTCACCAACTTTGGACGATATTAAAGCAGCCAGGGAACGAATTGTTCATCACATTGAAAAGACTCCGTTAATATCTTGCCGAAGTATAAATGATGCGTGtggaagaaaaatatttatgaaagcAGAGAATTTTCAAAAATCCGGATCTTTTAAAGTGAGAGGGGCGTTTAATGCTGTTTTATCCGCCTTAGAGAAAGATGGGGTGAAGTCGCTTGTCACACACAGTAGTGGCAACCATGGCGTAGCTTTAGCAAAGGTCGGGAGAGTTCTTAATATACCAGTGACCGTTGTCATGCCGAAAACTGCGCCACCTTTTAAACGAAAGTCGGCGACATCGTTTGGTGCTGAAGTTATTGAATGCGAACCAACGCATGCGGAGAGGGAACGAAAATGTGAAGAAGTTCAACGCAACACTGAAGCTATGTTTGTATCCAGCAGCCAGGATCTGAGAGTCATCGCAGGTCAAGGTAGGTATACCGTAGTgtaggtttagcagccacgcctttttaatacttttactCAAAGGCAgtcataaatgaatgtaaagtaTTTATTCCGCGTAGCACTGCAACGAAAGTCGtgaacacgggtgttatgttttaaacatctcgtgcccacttacgagttatatATTCTACGTATGTAAGTTTTCCAGCTTTTTAGCGTGGTTTAAAGGCTAGCGTTTACTGATATTTTCAAActctttaatgttttaattaatctgatcttcgctattgtaTTCGAGGAGATACACTTCTACccgataaaaatatattatgttgaaGGGACTGTAGCGCTTGAGATGCTGGAAAAACAACCGGACTTGGACGCCATAGTTGTCCCTGTGGGTGGTGGGGGTTTGTTAAGTGGGGTGGCTACAGCTGCAAAGGCAATTAAACCGTCCATTCAAATCTATGGAGCTGAACCCGAGATTGCGAACTCCTGTTACAAGTCCTTACGAAGCGGGCAACGAACCACGCTACAGGAATACCCGAACACTATAGCTGACGGTCTACGTACCAACATCGGTAGCATTACGTGGccaattataaaacaaaaggttGATGACTTAATTTTGGTGACTGAAGACGAAATTGCTTCAGCTATGGCGCTGATTTGGGAAAGAGCTAAAATAGTCGTGGAGCCTTCATCTGCGGTCGCGTTAGCTGCTGTGAAAAGCCATTCAAAGGCGAAGGGATTGGCGGGGATAAGCAAAGTCGGCGTCGTACTAACAGGCGGCAATGTAGGctttagtaatattttttaatatatgggcGTGATATTACAGCAGGGATGGTGACGTAGCATGGCTGTGCAATAAACGGTCAGTGACGTAGCATGACTGTGCAGTAAACAGTTGGTTCCGCAGCATGACTGCAATATAGTCGCGGACATTTAGTTCGCTATACCTGTAAAATCCCATGCTAGCTTTGTCCTgctaaatttgataaaaaactttttctctccgcaatttctctttttttaagttCAGCAATGTTTCGCGAATATATTAAgtaatttacgtcataatgttcgCTAAAAATTACCGCACATCCACAATACTAAGAGacaattacgtcacaaacagaaaaaaacactCGATAAGCGATTAAAGGTAATCAGTAAATCTCaaaagtttataattataaaagtaaaaatattaattaggaagttttaaaaaagtaattataaaattataaattcgtTACCGACTTTGAATGAATGTGGCTGTTCTCGTATATGGCGTCAGATTGCATTTGTTTTGGTTTCTTAACAATCGGTATAAGAACGAGAATTACCAACGCGAGGCAAATTACGAGGACAAATTGAACGTAAAGTGCAACTACTGCATCAGTGGCTGTTAGTTTAATACCGAGGAAATCAGCAGCCACATATTTAGAAGGCGTATCTTCCCCAGCGTATGTATTACGGGTTCCGCTACAATGTGATGTGTCGTCACCAATACATGCAGCatacctgtaaaaaaaaaaaaaaaataaccaaaaagttgcatacgtggtaactcgaatGCGGGAACAAGGTGTATATGCAACAAAACTTCCGCGTTATAATAACTGCTGTCTTTCTGggcgaggttaaataagtcCATTCGTCATCTATGAATATCCACCTGTATGCGTGCCAATACAATTACCGTTTTTCCgcttttttggtaatttaaacttttcctaccaacttaaaataaacaaaaagcgCATATTACGTGCCTACCTCATTACATGGGGAATATAACTTTGTTCGTGAACGCCAtgaaaaagatgggacatcggTCCTCTAGCAAGGATAGCAACGTCGTCACCGCCGTGAGTCTCGGAATCTATTGGGGTTGAACTTTGTTGGAGGTATGCTAAAGATTCTGTGAAACAAGAGAACATGGCCTTAATGGATGGGCacgaaaattgtaaaataattaaaatagacatctattttataagttttgcTTCACTTttgctaaatttgttaaataacatttaattgttAGACATATGGCTGTTATACTGCATAACCCGCTTATTAAAGTAACTATTTTCAGCATGTTATGCATGACAATTACAGCAAttaaaagtgtcttgcccaaaacaTATAAGCCACAAAGGTGACAGCATTAAGCTTTGAACCCAATATCCCCTGGAATGGAGCACGCTAACCTGTATTTACGTTGGTAAGATTCTGCCTCACATGAGAGCCCAGAAATGTCCCTGGACCTTGGAAACCAGGTCCATTAGCATACAGCAATGTTGTGTatggtttcccatcttccgcTAATGCAGGGTTAGTGTTGGATGGTGCTAGTCCTGTAAAATATAATGGTTTAGTTCATAGGGTTATAAACATTATGTAACAAACCTAACTTAACCAAAATACAACCTAATCATGGTTATTTAAGGAACAGAGTATCGACAGAGAGTATATCTGAGTATAGAAACAGAGtattaactattttttaccaaacttgCAAAAAAGATCAAGGCCGTACAACGTGGCCTGGCAGGTAATTTGGGTCTTGGGCCAAGGTTGGTCCTACATGAAGGTTCTATTGCATAAAGCTCACCCGATGTTAAAGTCTGTCCCTTCTTCAAGGGGACAAGGAAAATAATGGTAATAAAGGGGAGATCTTCCCTTGATAGCTTGCCTGCATGTTTCCAATGAAACAAATCCAATAACATGGCTAATACACAAGCGTTAAAATTGCAAGACTGATAACTGCGCAGTTTAAGGCATTATGCTTAGTTGGTGTAAGACTAATCACGGTCTACtgaagatatctttagtaggccgcATAAAAGTGgttgaaatataaaagtagGTACCGAATATTGGATTTCCTCTTTCACTGTATGCTCCCACACTCATGGTGTGCGCGTGATCTGCTGTGACTACTATGAGTGTGTCACTTTCAGCTGTCAAGTCAACAGCGCGTTTTATTGCTTTATCAAAAGCCACCAAGTCTGTGAGTGCCAGGTGTGCGTTGGATGCATGGTGTCCATGGTCTGCAcgaatatttgtaaaatatatgaagTTAAAGGTTAAGCTTGAAAAGgtagtttattattttgcacTTTTATTTCAGGTCAGCTCCTGTTGAAGTACCTTAtgcatatataaaacaaaattttatgaCCACATTAACAAGACACAGTAACAAATCAGGCtgtataatttattacaaagcCCTAACCTACCTGAATATTTAATGCATCAACTTCTAGCATAAAAGTAAGCCCATAACCACATCCATACCTATTCTTTCCCCTTCAACCAAAAGGGAATATCCTTTCGTGATTCTTCTGCAGCATCCGGATTGCTTTTTCTGTCATTTCTTCAAGTGAAGGTTCCCCAGCTGAATCATCCAACCTCCTTGCGTCATAATTCATGTCACATGGTTCGAAC
It includes:
- the LOC100181298 gene encoding 26S proteasome non-ATPase regulatory subunit 3, whose amino-acid sequence is MARKIAATKSKAVEKEEKSKADQPEEMETKQTELSQEEIDVLSVEDVREQLVLIERSVNSREHRHTLRVIRVLPTTRKKLNLNMVSRMVKMFFNGRQPTDEASKSELFSCLEESMETEAGEPVKTSRQAKVPRIPETEIYVYLLVLIYLIDSKSHSLAMKLSNKIVTKLVNENRRSLDSLAAKCYFYYSRVYELIGKLEDVRSVLHARLRTAALVHDTDTQATLLNLLLRNYLHYNLYEQAEKLASKSTFPEMASNNEWARHLYYTGRVKAVQLEYSEARRTLVTALRKAPQSSAVGFKQTVTKLSIVVELLLGEIPERAQFKQNDMKKSLVPYFDLTQAVRTGDLSAFNVALEKHAEAFQRDRNYTLILRVRHNVIKAGVRRISSGYSRISLSDVAAKLQLDSAEDAEFIIAKAIRDGVIEAEMNHEEGYVQTKDVSDVYSTQEPQKAFHDRISFCLDIYKNSVMAMRFPPKAYHVDLESAEERREREQQDIEFAKEMADEDDDFP
- the LOC100178889 gene encoding probable serine racemase produces the protein MDSSEMSPTLDDIKAARERIVHHIEKTPLISCRSINDACGRKIFMKAENFQKSGSFKVRGAFNAVLSALEKDGVKSLVTHSSGNHGVALAKVGRVLNIPVTVVMPKTAPPFKRKSATSFGAEVIECEPTHAERERKCEEVQRNTEAMFVSSSQDLRVIAGQGTVALEMLEKQPDLDAIVVPVGGGGLLSGVATAAKAIKPSIQIYGAEPEIANSCYKSLRSGQRTTLQEYPNTIADGLRTNIGSITWPIIKQKVDDLILVTEDEIASAMALIWERAKIVVEPSSAVALAAVKSHSKAKGLAGISKVGVVLTGGNVGFSNIF